Within Oncorhynchus masou masou isolate Uvic2021 chromosome 17, UVic_Omas_1.1, whole genome shotgun sequence, the genomic segment CGAACCTGTATCAGAAGAGAAACAATTTGTAGTTGTCACATCTTCTGACGTGGTTTTGTTTTCATTCACTTGTAGGAGCGGCCTACTGCCAGTTCATGGATTTGCTCTTCCCTGGCTGCGTCAGTCTTAAGAAGGTTAAGTTCCAAGCTAAATTTGAGCATGAGTACATTCACAACTTCAAGCTACTGCAGGCCTCCTTCAAGAGAATGAATGTGGACAAGGTGAGAGAATGAGGCTGAGTGAGTAGTGTCCTGACGGGACCTACTGTAGCTACTTATAACAGTTTACCATTAGATAGGGCTTTTCTTTAGTTACTATGGCTAGCCCAGGCTATATTTAattgaacaaacacacacacacgtgctcaCTTTGCtcctaaaaaatatttttaaatgaaTGTGTCATATCACGTGAAGTGCAGATTATAAAACAGGTACCCCAATTTTTTTGTTCTTGATCATTTCTTTCCACTTCTCTATGAAGATTATTCCTGTGGAAAAGCTGGTGAAAGCTAGATTTCAGGACAACCTTGACTTCATCCAGTGGTTCAAGAGGTTCTTTGACGCCAACTACGACGGTAAAGATTACGACCCACTTCAGGCCAGACAGGGTCAGGATGCCATCCCCCCACCTGACCCCGGTGAGCAGATTTTCAACCTGCCAAAGAAGTCTCAACACCACGCAGCCAGCTCCCCCACTGCAGGTAAGAAGTCCAGCCGCCTGAAGGGTATAATACAAAGCacgatcaatgagttagccagttTACTTGCCTAAATACTCTGAAATAACAGTTTATTTTTGAGAAGGATAAGCTTGAAATGGGTATGGTCTAATTGACTTGACAAccaaaaacaaaaaaagtgtaGCTTTCTTAATAAACCAGAAAATTTGTAGTTCATTCTGGTAAGTTAGCTGGCCAGGAGTTTTGAAATAGGTGGTACGGATGAGTAAGGTGGGGGGGATGCCTGTAAAGGGGACTCTGTCCGCCCTTGGACTCAGAGATTTTTGCATTTTTGAACACTTAACTGCCATTTCCTGCAATCTCGAGCCTTAAATGAtaacaaataaagtaaaaaacAGTTTACATAGTGGCGCAGCAAGTCCACAAGTTAGTGCAGCGCCCATCTTATATTATTTTGAAGGAACTCTGCGTTgattgtagtatacccctctatACAGCAGACATTGTTTACATAGATTAGGAAACTGACTGACTAACCTATATTTGTGTTCAGGAGCCACCAGGGCGAGCGCAACAACGCCGAAACAAAACCCTTGCAGCCCCCATCCGTCCTCCAGACCCTCTTCAGCCAAAAGAATCCCAGTTGCAACGACAACTCCGGCCAAAGGAGAGCGGGAACTGGAAGCACAGGTCACATTGCTCAATGACCAGGTAAAAAGCCACTACTACTGCATCATAACAACTTAATATATATAAGTTACTACAACGTTGCCATTACAACTTAATATATCACAGTTGGACTCACTGGTAAGATTTGTAAGAAAGATGTGTATTGTTTTTTGGCAGAACCAAAATGCTAAGTAATTCCAAACTGCCTTGAATGATAATTCCATAATCCTGATTTTACAAGGATTAGATTAACAGAAACATGAAAAGGGTCCGAGAAACAATAAGTTGGGGATCAGAGGAGCAGCAGTGTATAACAGCAATAGTTTTATGATGGCGCACGTGACCATTTGGATTTGATTGACAATAGAAAAATCATTAATACTGCATGAACAGTTTACACACAGACAAATTTGTTGTTTAAAGTCAAATAGCAAGATATGAAAGGAATATCAATTTGTCTGTCTCGTTTTGTGTGCAGGTGAACACATTAAAACTTGcactggagggggtggagaaggagagggatttTTACTTTGGAAAGCTGCGGGAGGTGGAAGTGCTGGCACAGGAGCAAGGTCAGGAGAGCGCACAGTTCGTGGAGAGGCTAATGGAGATCCTGTACTCTGCAGACGAACAGGTCAATCGGCTGTTATTGACTCTTCAGTGATTATTCATAGGAGATTCCCGAAGGGGATTGGGTGTGGGATGTTGTTGTGCAACATTTGTTTTAGATTCTAGAATGTTCGTACTGGATTGGTCAGTAAATGTTTTGATACTAGTTCTTTTCTAGGGAGATATTTTCTTTGTAATCACAGGCCTTTGATTAATTGAGCAATTGATTTAGGTTACCTAATGCTGTTAATTACTTGAAAAGATCTATGGCGGTTGTTGCCCTAACATTTTGCTATGACCGCTTGTGTCCCCTTAGGAAGGtgcaggagagggggaggacgtGGACCCAGGGGTCCATGAAGAAGAGGTTCCTGATGATCAGCAGGATGAGTACTGACTGCCATCCCTCCGTGTCTCCACCACCATGCCCTTTCACTTTGTGAGAACTTTGTTACAGGTATCATTTTTTCGTTTCTTTTTATTAAATTTTTCCCCCCTAATGGTTTGTTTCTTTTTCGTTCTCTTGAAGACTGAGGAAAAGAAGCACGACCctcgttttttatttttttttagatATCCCTCAGACGTTCTGCATTCTGTGTGTTTTGTTGACTGTCGGTGAAATGCTGTGGCCAGGTTGCTGTTATTACATACCGCCACATGCAGAAAAGCTCAGACCATCACAGAAGTTTCCAAGGCCATTGAAAAAGGGTGAAAAAAGTATGTAATTCAAAATTCTCTATTTGATGGAATTGTAATATGGAGTAGAGTGTTTTTATCTGACAGCACATGTTAAGTATGTTGCCAGTCTTGGTCGGTCCCTTGATCCATCCATTATGTACGTTGTTTCAAAGTTATTGTTTATTTTAAGACTTGTACATATTAATCATGAGAACGCAATAAGCAAAACCCTGAAGGGCCGGTAGTAGCTCCTATTTAAACTTCCTCCATATGTTGCACTGTCATTTGACTCTGGAATGGACAATCTGTCCATAGATTCTCACAATTACAAATTGAATTGCAAAAACAATATTTATTAAAAACTAAGGAGACTTGATATTGCGTTTATGCGATGGGAGGCAGTTTAGTCCATGAGAATTATTAATGAAAAGTAGTAGTAAGTTAGTTAGACAAATTATGAGTAGCATGTGACTGTCTTCAGCAATTCAAAGAATTTTGATAATCAGTGCGTACTCAAATGCCTTATTTGGTGCTACAGTGACAGAAACAAGGTTGATTTATCAGTATGGCTTCATCATAAGGGAAAGGGTTAGTGTAGACTAGTATGATcacaataaacattttttttaaacttcaagAGCAACTAGCCACCATCGTATTCAATGGAAGTCGGGTATATTTCAGATGTTTTCATATGACTTTTGAACCACAGGTCTTAGGGAAAGTTGTGAGTCAGTTCACTGAGTAATTTGACATACTATATTCCAAGTACGTATATTGTATACCCTTCATGTTGCATTTATTCTTATTGAACTCAGCAGTGCACCATAATAATTTAGTCGTATGTTGTGTAAATGAAAAGGAATGTAAACATGTACTGTCAATAATTATAAATAGATCATGTTTTTCTTCTGATGTCCCACTCATTATGCATTCCCCAAAATGTGTTGCATGTTTGCATTTTATTTGTGAATAACTTGACCTGCTTTTTACATATTTAATAAAAAACAACTATGTTAAGTGAGCTGTGTTTTTTTGTATGTTTAACTTGCTATTTAAAACGGTTGAGATTTGGATGGATTTGCTGTAATAAAACCTTTCACCTTTTCAGTCAAAGGGAGTGTTTCATTACGTTGTCTTATCCATCAAATAACCAACCTTCACTCCTGCTCCCCCTCGCCGGCGCTCAACGTCGCCAGTCTACTCcccaccggtcctggcaacccatctATATGCACTCCTGCGTCTCATCagtcacacctggacttcattactCCCTGATTACTTACCCTTTTATATAGAACTCTTTTGTTATCAGTTACCAGGCAGCATTGGTTGTTTCCTTGTCAGACATCTCTCTACCACAAGTCGAGCCAGCACCCCAGCCCATCCAACAGTCTGCCCAAGTCAGCGATGCCCGTTTGTCCCTCCCAGACAAATATGACGGGTCTCCCTCCGAATGCTGTGACTTCCTACTCCAGTGCTCCCTCTATTTCACTCATCATCAGATGGGAGCCCCCACCACGGAGAGGTCTGAGGTTGCCATGGTTATTTCCCTGCTGACCGGACGGGTGTTGGAGTGGGCTActgctgtctgggagagaggagaggaggagctgcGTTCCTATGAggggttcatggctctgttcaggGGGGTCTTTGACCATCCACTGGGGGGTGAGCTCCAACTACAGCAGGATGTCCAGACTCCCCTTTCGGACAGTGGAATGAGCCTATTCAGAAGAGGATTGCGCAAAGGGGTCCAGACGGAGTTGACGTACCGAGATGCTAATCTAACCTTGGACACTCATCGCGATGGCCATCTGTCTGGGCAACCTTCTTCGGGAGCGCCGGCACCTCCattgcctctctccctccttcgttGACCGtcagagcctgaacccatggagATAGGGGCCACACGTCTCCCCGCGGCTCAGCGACGCCGTCAGAGACAGTTAAGACTCTGTCCCTATTACGACCGGGAGGGGCATCAGCTTCAACGATGTCCGGTATGTCCCAAACCGGAATCCACGAGAGCAGAGGGACGGCCCCGTGATCATCCGTCTCCTATGTTAGGCATGAGTTCTCCATCACCTTTTTTAGTCTCGATTTCACTCATCTATTGTTTCTATAGCTCTAGTGCATTCCGGTGCCGCAGGGAATTTTATTGACCAGGCCCTTGCCTCCTCCCTGCACTTCACCTCATACCCGTTCTCCACTTCGTTTCCGGTCCAAGTGTTGGATATGCGACCATTGGGATCCAGCACTATTACGCACGTCACAGCTCCACTCACCCTCACCGTGGGAACCAAGCACCAGGAAAGCCTTTCCTTCCTCATCACTTACGCACCCGTGCACAAAGTCATCCTTGGCCTCCTGTGGCTCCAATtcctggtcagagaggaggaTTACTGCCTGGGGACCAGGATGTCGGAGGACCAGCTTTCCCGCACCCTGTGGTTCCACGTCAGTGGAGGGACCTGTGAGTGTACGCCAGCCCATCAATCAGTCCTCCCGTATTGTTGCCCCGTGTTTTGGGACATAGATGTGGACATCTGCCAGGCTCTGGAGAGGGATCCCACTCCTGCCACCTGCCTTACGGAGCGCATCTACGTCCCCACGGGGGTCAGAGATCGGTTGCTGATCTGGGCACACACGTCCCTCACCACTGGACACCCAGGTACCACCCGCACCAGTCAATCCCTTTCTGAGAAATACTGGTGGTCCACTTTGGCGCAGGACGTTGCACACCATGTCTACTCATGCTCAGTATGTACTCAATCTAAATCTCCCTGGCACGCTCCAGCTGGAAGGCACCTTCCCGTGCCTGTGTCCCTGGTCTCATCTGCCCATTTGATTTTTGTCACTGATCTCCCCTCAGATGGTTTCACCACCATTTTGGTGGTTGTGGATAGATTCTCAAAATCATGCggtttcatccctctctctggtctccctaccGCTGAGGCATTGATCCAGCAAGTCTTCCAGCACTATGGTCAGCAGATATGGTCTCCGATCGTGGCCTCCAATTCACATCACGTGTATGGAAGGCTTTCATGGAGAAGCTGGGGATCACGGtcagcctcacctccctctccgcCTGTCCTGTAAGAAGCTGAGTccccggtttgtggggccgttcatGGTCCTCCCGAGGGTCAACGAGCTAACTTACAGATTACAACTCCTCACTAACTACCAGATCTCACCATCTTTTCATGTTTCCCTCAGGCCGGTGGTTCCTGGTCCCCTGGCTGATGCCGTCCCCCACGACACCCCTCCGCCTCCCTTGGACATCGAGGGGAGCCCCGCCTATGCCGTCAGATCAGTCCTGGACTCCCAACATGATGGGGGTTggctccagtacctggtggattgggaggggtatgGACCAAAGGAgtggtgctgggttccggtggacaACCTAGATCACAACCTCACCTGAGAATTCCACCTTCTCCGTCTGGACTGGCCCACTCCTCGTCTCTACGTCAGTGGTCTACTAACCATTGGTCCTGGCAACCAATCTTTACACACTCCTGCATCTCATCAGTCACACCTGAACTTCATTATTCCCTGATTACTTAACCGATAAGAGTGCTATATAAAGGGTATCAGCCAGTATTGGATATCTTTCTTTGTCAGATGTTTCTCTTGTTTTGTATCATTGTATGTGCATTAATATTAAACTCACTAAGAGCACCTGCTTCATTAATCCCTGTTTCGACGTTACACCTGAGTTTTGATTTAGGAATCAATCAAGAGGTATTGATGACCAAAACATGCTCtgcctacctgtgtgtgtgtgtactgaaggAACTGACTCCATTTGGGTTGAGAGAGTAATTGTTCTCGTGCTCCTGTTCCTGTCTATTGTATTTAAATAAAAGTAGGGCATTGTAGAGTATACTGAAGTCATTCAAATGACCTTGCCCCAATGAAGCCTCGAACATTTGTCAATTTAGCTGCAGACTCAGAGGTCAGACGGTGGTAGATAAATAGCCTCTTGCTATTCACAATTAAACATCAAATATATTGAATtaaaataaacgcaacatgcaacaatttcaaagattttacagagtcagttcatataaggaaatcagtcaattgaaattaattcattaggccctaatctatggatttacatgactgggaatacagatatgaatctgttggtcacaaataccttaaaggtaggggcgtggatcatcAAACTAGAAAACATATTGGGGAATACCATTTGTGTCATGCAGCaagacacatctccttcatatagtgttgatcaggctgttgattgtggcctgtggaatgttgtctcatTCCTTTTCAATGGTaatgcaaagttgctggatattggcgggaattggaacacgctgttgtacacgtaAATCCAGAAggtcccaaacatgctcaatctgtgatgtctggtgtgtatgcaggccatggaacaacttcagcttccaggaattgtgtaaagATCCTTGCAATATGGGGCAGTGTATTATCAtgcggaaggtagcctagtggttagagcgttggactaataaccaaaaggttgcaagatcaaatccccgagctgacaagataaaaatctgttgttctgcacttgaacaaggcagttaacccagtgttcctaggccatctttgaaaataataatttgttcttaaaactgacttgccgagttaaataaaggtcaaataaaaaacatGAGGTGATGTCAGTGGATGaacggcacgacaatgggcctcagtatcttgtcacggtatctacATTTAAATTggcatagataaaatgcaattgtgtttgttgtctgtagtttatgcctgcccataccataaccccaccatggggcacgatgttcacaactttgacatcaacaaactgctcaccatacacatggtctgaggccggttggacgtactgcagtGTTTCCTCTGGAAAATTTGTTAGCTGTGGGGGAAAAGAAAAAGAAgggtgttgacccttctttttcaagacctctgcgatccgccctggcatgctgtcaattaacttctgggccacagcacattcttgcataatcaatgcttggaatttgtcagaatttgtgggtttttgttttccacccgcctcttgaggattgaccacaagttctcaatgggattaaggtctggggagtttcctgggcTTGGACCCAAAATACAGATGtgttgttccccgagccacttagttatcacttttgacttatggcaaggtgctccatcatgctggaaaaggcattgttcgtcaccaaactgttcctggatgtttgggagaagttgctctcagaggatgtgttggtaccattctttattcatggctgtgttcttaggcataattgtgagtgagcccactcccttggctgagaagcaaccccacacatgaatggtctcaggatgctttactgttggcaaatgacacaggactgatggtagcgctcaacttgtcttctccggacaagcttttttccgaatgccccaaacaatcatAAAGGGGATTCATCGGAGAAAataactttaccccagtcctcagcagtccaattcctgtaccttttgcagaatatcagtctgtccctgatgtttttcctggagagaagtagcttctttgctgcccttcttgacaccaggccatcctccgaAAGTCTTTGCCTCACACCTGCTTGCTATAATtcttgagcaagctctgtactggtggtgccccgatcccgcaacTGAATCAACATTAGGAGACGGTTCTGGCGCTTGCTGGGCTTTcatgggcgccctgaagccttattcacaacaattgaaccgctctccttgaagttcttgatgatccgataaatggttgatttaggtgcagtcttactggcag encodes:
- the LOC135558821 gene encoding microtubule-associated protein RP/EB family member 2-like isoform X1, whose translation is MPGPTQALSPNGENNNDIIPTDGSNCIPYRKNTVRGERAYSWGMAVNVYSTSITQETMSRHDITAWVNDLLGLNYTKVEQLSSGAAYCQFMDLLFPGCVSLKKVKFQAKFEHEYIHNFKLLQASFKRMNVDKIIPVEKLVKARFQDNLDFIQWFKRFFDANYDGKDYDPLQARQGQDAIPPPDPGEQIFNLPKKSQHHAASSPTAGATRASATTPKQNPCSPHPSSRPSSAKRIPVATTTPAKGERELEAQVTLLNDQVNTLKLALEGVEKERDFYFGKLREVEVLAQEQGQESAQFVERLMEILYSADEQEGAGEGEDVDPGVHEEEVPDDQQDEY
- the LOC135558821 gene encoding microtubule-associated protein RP/EB family member 2-like isoform X2; the protein is MAVNVYSTSITQETMSRHDITAWVNDLLGLNYTKVEQLSSGAAYCQFMDLLFPGCVSLKKVKFQAKFEHEYIHNFKLLQASFKRMNVDKIIPVEKLVKARFQDNLDFIQWFKRFFDANYDGKDYDPLQARQGQDAIPPPDPGEQIFNLPKKSQHHAASSPTAGATRASATTPKQNPCSPHPSSRPSSAKRIPVATTTPAKGERELEAQVTLLNDQVNTLKLALEGVEKERDFYFGKLREVEVLAQEQGQESAQFVERLMEILYSADEQEGAGEGEDVDPGVHEEEVPDDQQDEY